In one Candidatus Methylomirabilota bacterium genomic region, the following are encoded:
- a CDS encoding ABC transporter permease, translated as MDLPRTTDLAPAGPLRRAWRRLRRRPVSVAGAVIVLLFTAMALGAPWIATTDPVQSNWSQIRKPPSLAHFFGTDDLGRDTFSRVVWGARISMQAGVFSILLAILAGVPVGLVSGFYRGALDQLIMRLTDAWLSFPFLILAIGLVTILGPSLTNATLAIALGATPTYIRLTRGLVLSVREEDYVQGARALGAGDVRLMGLHIIPNILSAILVQATVSIPTAIIAEAILSFLGLGVQPPAPSWGTMLNTAQQFLESAPWMALWPGVAIFSLALSFNLAGDGLRDALDPRDY; from the coding sequence CTGGATCTGCCACGAACGACGGACCTGGCGCCCGCAGGCCCTCTGCGCCGAGCCTGGCGGCGCCTCCGACGCCGGCCGGTCTCGGTGGCCGGCGCCGTGATCGTGCTGTTGTTCACGGCGATGGCCCTGGGCGCGCCCTGGATCGCCACCACTGACCCCGTGCAGTCGAACTGGAGCCAGATCCGCAAGCCGCCGTCCCTGGCTCACTTCTTCGGCACCGACGATCTGGGGCGGGACACCTTCTCGCGGGTGGTGTGGGGGGCGCGCATCTCCATGCAGGCGGGGGTCTTCTCGATCCTGCTGGCCATTCTCGCCGGGGTCCCCGTGGGGCTCGTGTCGGGCTTCTACCGGGGCGCCCTCGACCAGCTCATCATGCGGTTGACCGATGCCTGGCTGTCGTTTCCCTTCCTGATCCTGGCCATCGGCCTGGTCACGATCCTGGGCCCCTCGCTGACCAACGCGACCCTGGCCATCGCGCTGGGCGCAACGCCGACCTACATCCGGCTCACGCGCGGCCTCGTGCTGTCCGTGCGCGAGGAGGACTACGTGCAGGGGGCGCGGGCGCTGGGGGCGGGGGACGTCCGCCTGATGGGGCTGCACATCATCCCCAACATCCTCAGCGCGATCCTCGTGCAGGCCACGGTGTCCATCCCCACCGCCATCATCGCCGAGGCCATCCTGTCCTTCCTCGGGCTCGGCGTCCAGCCGCCGGCACCCAGCTGGGGCACCATGCTCAACACCGCGCAGCAGTTCCTCGAATCCGCCCCCTGGATGGCCCTCTGGCCGGGGGTGGCGATCTTCTCGCTGGCCCTGTCGTTCAACCTGGCCGGCGACGGCCTGCGCGACGCCCTCGACCCCCGCGACTACTGA
- a CDS encoding ABC transporter permease, with protein MLQVLVRRAFISVVTLFVISLIVFAGVRAIPGDPARVMAGTEADEAGLEEIREKYGLDDPLPVQYLRWIGLAVQGDLGESIRTRESVAATIAQKLPITIELTGLAILVAVSIAIPAGVFAAVRRNSAWDMLASALSLGGVSVPNFWLGIMLILLLSVRLGWLPASGFVPWWEDLAANLQRMIMPAVVLGTSLAAVLMRQTRNAMIEVLSADYIRTARAKGLAQHGVVFRHAIRNALLPVVTILGLQMGALMGGAVVTEQIFVVPGFGRLIVEAVFTRDYPLVQGVVLISASAYVVINLFVDVSYSLLNPRIRVRSAGER; from the coding sequence GTGCTGCAGGTGCTGGTCCGCCGGGCCTTCATCTCGGTCGTCACCCTGTTCGTGATCAGCCTGATCGTGTTCGCCGGGGTCCGGGCCATCCCCGGTGACCCGGCCCGGGTGATGGCCGGCACCGAGGCCGACGAGGCCGGGCTGGAGGAAATCCGGGAAAAGTACGGCCTGGACGACCCGCTGCCCGTTCAGTACCTGCGCTGGATCGGGCTGGCGGTGCAGGGGGATCTGGGCGAGTCGATTCGCACGCGCGAGTCGGTAGCCGCGACGATCGCCCAGAAGCTTCCCATCACCATCGAGCTGACCGGCCTGGCCATCCTGGTAGCCGTGAGCATCGCCATCCCGGCCGGCGTCTTCGCCGCCGTGCGCCGGAACAGCGCCTGGGACATGCTGGCCAGCGCGTTGTCGCTGGGTGGCGTGTCGGTACCCAACTTCTGGCTCGGCATCATGCTGATTCTGCTCCTGTCGGTGCGCCTGGGCTGGCTGCCCGCCTCCGGCTTCGTCCCGTGGTGGGAGGACCTGGCGGCCAACCTGCAGCGAATGATCATGCCCGCGGTGGTCCTGGGGACCTCCCTCGCCGCCGTCCTCATGCGCCAGACCCGCAACGCGATGATCGAGGTGTTGAGCGCCGACTACATCCGCACGGCCCGCGCCAAGGGGCTGGCTCAGCATGGGGTGGTCTTCCGCCACGCCATCCGCAACGCCCTGCTTCCGGTCGTCACCATCCTGGGTCTGCAGATGGGCGCGCTCATGGGCGGCGCGGTCGTCACCGAGCAGATCTTCGTCGTGCCCGGGTTCGGTCGCCTCATCGTCGAGGCGGTCTTCACGCGGGACTATCCGCTGGTGCAGGGAGTGGTGCTGATCTCGGCCAGCGCGTACGTCGTCATCAACCTGTTCGTCGATGTCTCGTACTCGCTCCTGAATCCACGGATTCGCGTGAGGAGCGCCGGTGAGCGCTGA